In a single window of the Anabas testudineus chromosome 19, fAnaTes1.2, whole genome shotgun sequence genome:
- the LOC113156295 gene encoding histone H3.3A, protein MARTKQTARKSTGGKAPRKQLATKAARKSAPSTGGVKKPHRYRPGTVALREIRRYQKSTELLIRKLPFQRLVREIAQDFKTDLRFQSAAIGALQEASEAYLVGLFEDTNLCAIHAKRVTIMPKDIQLARRIRGERA, encoded by the exons ATGGCACGTACCAAGCAGACTGCCCGTAAATCTACTGGAGGAAAGGCGCCAAGGAAGCAGCTGGCTACCAAGGCAGCCAGGAAGAGCGCCCCTTCCACAGGGGGAGTGAAAAAGCCTCATCGTTACAG GCCTGGAACTGTGGCTTTGAGGGAGATCCGTCGTTATCAGAAGTCCACTGAGCTGCTCATCCGCAAACTACCCTTCCAGCGTTTGGTGAGAGAAATTGCCCAGGATTTCAAAACTGATCTGCGCTTCCAGAGTGCTGCAATTGGTGCTCTTCAG GAGGCCAGTGAGGCTTACTTGGTGGGTCTCTTTGAGGACACCAACCTGTGCGCCATCCACGCCAAACGTGTCACCATCATGCCCAAAGACATCCAGCTGGCTCGTAGGATAAGGGGAGAGAGGGCCTAA
- the unk gene encoding RING finger protein unkempt homolog isoform X1 has translation MSKTHSQPPSSSAATITGGPSSSSSSSPAGGSTSPATVLNVQPEKPQHYTYLKEFRTEQCPLFVQHKCTQHRPFSCFHWHFLNQRRRRPIRRRDGTFNYSPDVYCTKYDEGTGTCPDGDECPFLHRTAGDTERRYHLRYYKTGSCIHETDAKGHCSKNGSHCAFAHGSHDLRSPVYDIREVQVIESQGGSGASEGGGGDGQSGQAASTALIEKILSEEPRWQDNNYVLSHYKTELCKKPPRLCRQGYACPYYHNSKDRRRSPHKHKYRALPCPAVKQSEEWGDPSKCEGAEGCQYCHTRTEQQFHPEIYKSTKCNDMQQSGSCPRGPFCAFAHIEKPFVSEETQFHTRSSSPPPRPLDHLPDQEVSSSPSRHSIGPGPGSVSDPFSLSARSRLAEQGLLGSVLSLSEDMSGGAEPLSPWAGDRGYGRAPGFEREDQAKQRSFALEQRDRELASAQSKQDLLVFLPVGSPLSLSSSIPSSLAATPPSPAPLGPLGSGISSGMNANALPFYPTSETVESVVESALDDLDLNDFGMSALDRSLESSSALSSVGVMLGGSQLQSSAPVNIPGSFSSSAPFSSPSPSPPIRPHASPFFSTHLSQPGQSESSSFLGPSHSSLGLNGMSTNIWEHFPSAQGSPGTPPTLLPSGPCAETSRLKQELEEAHRTLKQWGHGWRHAAQSWAALKTDAEESRAHAARSAMEADRARQAEEEAQRQANLLQEVLESLRSGDNPHLALHQLQLLHRLPLESVLSLQAQLCSCLHAVEQVVYRKQRQCCVTCGEQGSVSLPCGHGLQCESCSTSTECPLCPEQTLQQQLS, from the exons ATGTCtaaaacacactcacagccCCCATCATCGTCGGCAGCGACGATTACCGGAGGGCCCTCCTCGTCTTCTTCGTCCTCGCCCGCAGGGGGCTCGACATCTCCCGCAACCGTGTTGAACGTACAGCCCGAGAAACCTCAACATTACAC ATATCTAAAGGAGTTCAGAACTGAGCAGTGCCCCCTGTTTGTGCAGCATAAATGTACACAACACAGgcctttttcctgtttccactggCACTTCCTGAACCAGCGGCGCCGCAGGCCCATTCGTAGACGGGACGGGACGTTCAACTACAGCCCAGATGTTTACTGTACCAAATACGATGAGGGAACGGGCACCTGCCCTGATGGAGATGA ATGCCCGTTTCTACATCGGACAGCAGGGGACACAGAACGCAGATACCACCTCCGCTACTATAAGACAGGATCGTGTATTCATGAAACCGATGCAAAAGGCCACTGCAGCAAAAACGGTTCCCACTGTGCTTTTGCACACGGATCACATGACCTGCGCAGCCCAGTTTACGATATCAG AGAAGTGCAGGTGATAGAGTCTCAAGGAGGCTCGGGAGCTtcagagggaggtggaggagatggGCAGTCAGGGCAGGCAGCAAGTACTGCCCTCATAGAGAAGATCCTGAGCGAGGAACCACGGTGGCAAG ATAACAACTACGTGTTGTCCCACTACAAGACAGAGCTCTGTAAGAAACCACCTCGCCTGTGCCGTCAAGGATATGCCTGTCCATATTACCATAACAGCAAAGACAGAAGGCGCAGCCCGCACAAGCACAAATACAG AGCTTTGCCATGTCCAGCCGTTAAACAGAGCGAGGAATGGGGAGATCCCAGTAAATGTGAGGGAGCAGAGGGATGCCAGTATTGTCACAcaagaacagaacaacagttCCACCCAGAG ATTTATAAATCCACAAAGTGTAATGACATGCAGCAGAGCGGCAGCTGTCCCAGAGGGCCCTTCTGTGCCTTTGCTCACATTGAAA AGCCCTTTGTTTCTGAAGAAACACAGTTCCACACCCGCAGCTCCTCTCCACCACCAAGACCTCTGGACCATCTTCCTGACCAGGAGGTTTCGTCAAGTCCTAGCAGACACAGCATAGGCCCAGGGCCTGGTTCTGTTTCAGAccccttttctctgtctgcaagGTCAAGACTAGCAGAGCAGGGGCTGCTAGGTAGCGTATTGTCCTTGTCTGAGGACATGAGTGGAGGAGCAGAGCCTCTGTCCCCTTGGGCTGGAGACAGAGGGTATGGCAGGGCACCTGGATTTGAGCGGGAGGACCAG GCCAAACAGCGGAGTTTTGCTTTAGAGCAGCGCGACAGAGAGTTAGCATCAGCACAAAGCAAACAG gatttgttggtgtttttaccAGTGGGCAGCcctctcagtctgtcctccAGCATCCCCTCCAGTCTCGCTGCCACCCCACCCAGCCCTGCCCCTCTCGGACCGCTGGGATCTGGCATCTCTTCAGGCATGAATGCTAACGCCCTGCCCTTTTACCCCACCAGTGAGACTGTGGAATCTGTTGTAG AGTCTGCGCTGGATGATCTTGACTTGAATGATTTTGGCATGTCAGCGTTGGATAGGAGCTTGgagagcagctctgctctctctaGTGTGGGAGTTATGCTCG GAGGCAGCCAGCTTCAGAGTTCTGCTCCAGTCAACATCCCGGGATCTTTCAGCAGCTCGGCTCCCTTCAGCTCCCCTTCACCATCTCCTCCGATCAGGCCGCACGCATCGCcatttttttccactcacctGTCACAGCCCGGCCAATCGGAGAGCAGCTCCTTCCTGGGGCCATCTCACAGCTCGTTAG GTCTGAATGGTATGAGCACTAACATCTGGGAGCACTTCCCATCAGCCCAGGGTTCCCCTGGTACGCCCCCCACCCTGCTACCCTCTGGGCCCTGTGCAGAGACTTCTAGGCTCaaacaggagctggaggaagcTCACAGGACACTGAAGCAGTGGGGTCACGGTTGGAGACACGCAGCTCAG TCGTGGGCTGCACTGAAGACAGATGCAGAGGAGTCACGTGCCCATGCGGCACGTTCAGCCATGGAGGCAGACAGAGCCAGGCAAGCTGAGGAGGAGGCACAGAGGCAGGCTAATCTCCTGCAGGAGGTGCTGGAGAGCTTAAGGAGCGGAGACAACCCCCATCTAGCACTGCACCAACTCCAGCTACTACACAGACTGCCCTTGGAGTCAGTCCTCAGTTTGCAAGCTCAGCTCTGTAGCTGCTTGCATGCTGTAGAGCAG gTGGTGTACAGGAAGCAGCGACAGTGCTGCGTGACGTGTGGAGAGCAGGGCTCAGTGTCACTACCCTGTGGCCACGGACTAcagtgtgagagctgctccacgTCCACAGAGTGCCCGCTGTGCCCTGAACAAAccttgcagcagcagctctcttgA
- the unk gene encoding RING finger protein unkempt homolog isoform X2 — MSKTHSQPPSSSAATITGGPSSSSSSSPAGGSTSPATVLNVQPEKPQHYTYLKEFRTEQCPLFVQHKCTQHRPFSCFHWHFLNQRRRRPIRRRDGTFNYSPDVYCTKYDEGTGTCPDGDECPFLHRTAGDTERRYHLRYYKTGSCIHETDAKGHCSKNGSHCAFAHGSHDLRSPVYDIREVQVIESQGGSGASEGGGGDGQSGQAASTALIEKILSEEPRWQDNNYVLSHYKTELCKKPPRLCRQGYACPYYHNSKDRRRSPHKHKYRALPCPAVKQSEEWGDPSKCEGAEGCQYCHTRTEQQFHPEIYKSTKCNDMQQSGSCPRGPFCAFAHIEKPFVSEETQFHTRSSSPPPRPLDHLPDQEVSSSPSRHSIGPGPGSVSDPFSLSARSRLAEQGLLGSVLSLSEDMSGGAEPLSPWAGDRGYGRAPGFEREDQAKQRSFALEQRDRELASAQSKQDLLVFLPVGSPLSLSSSIPSSLAATPPSPAPLGPLGSGISSGMNANALPFYPTSETVESVVESALDDLDLNDFGMSALDRSLESSSALSSVGVMLGGSQLQSSAPVNIPGSFSSSAPFSSPSPSPPIRPHASPFFSTHLSQPGQSESSSFLGPSHSSLGLNGMSTNIWEHFPSAQGSPGTPPTLLPSGPCAETSRLKQELEEAHRTLKQWGHGWRHAAQVVVGCTEDRCRGVTCPCGTFSHGGRQSQAS, encoded by the exons ATGTCtaaaacacactcacagccCCCATCATCGTCGGCAGCGACGATTACCGGAGGGCCCTCCTCGTCTTCTTCGTCCTCGCCCGCAGGGGGCTCGACATCTCCCGCAACCGTGTTGAACGTACAGCCCGAGAAACCTCAACATTACAC ATATCTAAAGGAGTTCAGAACTGAGCAGTGCCCCCTGTTTGTGCAGCATAAATGTACACAACACAGgcctttttcctgtttccactggCACTTCCTGAACCAGCGGCGCCGCAGGCCCATTCGTAGACGGGACGGGACGTTCAACTACAGCCCAGATGTTTACTGTACCAAATACGATGAGGGAACGGGCACCTGCCCTGATGGAGATGA ATGCCCGTTTCTACATCGGACAGCAGGGGACACAGAACGCAGATACCACCTCCGCTACTATAAGACAGGATCGTGTATTCATGAAACCGATGCAAAAGGCCACTGCAGCAAAAACGGTTCCCACTGTGCTTTTGCACACGGATCACATGACCTGCGCAGCCCAGTTTACGATATCAG AGAAGTGCAGGTGATAGAGTCTCAAGGAGGCTCGGGAGCTtcagagggaggtggaggagatggGCAGTCAGGGCAGGCAGCAAGTACTGCCCTCATAGAGAAGATCCTGAGCGAGGAACCACGGTGGCAAG ATAACAACTACGTGTTGTCCCACTACAAGACAGAGCTCTGTAAGAAACCACCTCGCCTGTGCCGTCAAGGATATGCCTGTCCATATTACCATAACAGCAAAGACAGAAGGCGCAGCCCGCACAAGCACAAATACAG AGCTTTGCCATGTCCAGCCGTTAAACAGAGCGAGGAATGGGGAGATCCCAGTAAATGTGAGGGAGCAGAGGGATGCCAGTATTGTCACAcaagaacagaacaacagttCCACCCAGAG ATTTATAAATCCACAAAGTGTAATGACATGCAGCAGAGCGGCAGCTGTCCCAGAGGGCCCTTCTGTGCCTTTGCTCACATTGAAA AGCCCTTTGTTTCTGAAGAAACACAGTTCCACACCCGCAGCTCCTCTCCACCACCAAGACCTCTGGACCATCTTCCTGACCAGGAGGTTTCGTCAAGTCCTAGCAGACACAGCATAGGCCCAGGGCCTGGTTCTGTTTCAGAccccttttctctgtctgcaagGTCAAGACTAGCAGAGCAGGGGCTGCTAGGTAGCGTATTGTCCTTGTCTGAGGACATGAGTGGAGGAGCAGAGCCTCTGTCCCCTTGGGCTGGAGACAGAGGGTATGGCAGGGCACCTGGATTTGAGCGGGAGGACCAG GCCAAACAGCGGAGTTTTGCTTTAGAGCAGCGCGACAGAGAGTTAGCATCAGCACAAAGCAAACAG gatttgttggtgtttttaccAGTGGGCAGCcctctcagtctgtcctccAGCATCCCCTCCAGTCTCGCTGCCACCCCACCCAGCCCTGCCCCTCTCGGACCGCTGGGATCTGGCATCTCTTCAGGCATGAATGCTAACGCCCTGCCCTTTTACCCCACCAGTGAGACTGTGGAATCTGTTGTAG AGTCTGCGCTGGATGATCTTGACTTGAATGATTTTGGCATGTCAGCGTTGGATAGGAGCTTGgagagcagctctgctctctctaGTGTGGGAGTTATGCTCG GAGGCAGCCAGCTTCAGAGTTCTGCTCCAGTCAACATCCCGGGATCTTTCAGCAGCTCGGCTCCCTTCAGCTCCCCTTCACCATCTCCTCCGATCAGGCCGCACGCATCGCcatttttttccactcacctGTCACAGCCCGGCCAATCGGAGAGCAGCTCCTTCCTGGGGCCATCTCACAGCTCGTTAG GTCTGAATGGTATGAGCACTAACATCTGGGAGCACTTCCCATCAGCCCAGGGTTCCCCTGGTACGCCCCCCACCCTGCTACCCTCTGGGCCCTGTGCAGAGACTTCTAGGCTCaaacaggagctggaggaagcTCACAGGACACTGAAGCAGTGGGGTCACGGTTGGAGACACGCAGCTCAGGTAG TCGTGGGCTGCACTGAAGACAGATGCAGAGGAGTCACGTGCCCATGCGGCACGTTCAGCCATGGAGGCAGACAGAGCCAGGCAAGCTGA